Proteins from a single region of Mucilaginibacter daejeonensis:
- a CDS encoding sugar 3,4-ketoisomerase, protein MAYLIDIPTFSDERGNLTVLDDKIPFQIKRLFYIYGVDNSARGGHRHHQTVQAAICIQGRCSIINDDGDKEERYELDEPRKCLILETKDWHVMTDFSADAILLVLASTNFDPADYIFTPYEHNS, encoded by the coding sequence ATGGCATACTTAATAGATATTCCCACTTTTAGCGACGAGCGCGGCAACCTTACCGTGTTGGATGATAAGATCCCGTTCCAGATCAAGCGTTTATTTTACATCTACGGGGTCGACAACTCTGCTCGTGGAGGCCACCGTCACCATCAGACCGTGCAAGCCGCCATTTGCATACAAGGACGATGTTCCATCATTAATGATGATGGTGATAAGGAGGAACGTTACGAACTGGATGAACCTCGCAAGTGCCTGATCCTGGAGACCAAGGATTGGCATGTGATGACCGATTTTAGCGCCGATGCTATCTTGCTGGTATTGGCAAGCACGAACTTTGATCCTGCCGACTACATTTTCACACCGTACGAGCACAATTCATGA
- a CDS encoding beta-1,6-N-acetylglucosaminyltransferase has product MKIAHLILTYTDPKLTERLIKVLAHPQFDFYIHVDQKFSIEPYLYLKKYPNVFFIKDREDVRWAGYNTIKATFKCIREIVASGIQYGYINFMSGQDYPIRSAQYILDFFERNKGKQFIEYQSIDKDWIEAQPRISQYHLTNFKFKGKHRVERVLNMITPKRKLPNDLVPYGKAMFWVMEPERAMYVVRYVEEHPRLDRFFRFTWGSDEFVFQTILMNSAHRNELVNDDLRYIDWSGGGSHPKVLDKSDLDKILASDDLFIRKVNSKVSGELLDALDQHILATPSAKT; this is encoded by the coding sequence ATGAAAATAGCCCATCTGATCCTGACTTACACCGATCCTAAATTAACGGAGAGGTTGATCAAGGTCTTAGCCCATCCGCAGTTCGACTTTTATATACATGTTGATCAAAAATTTAGCATCGAGCCCTATCTGTACCTCAAAAAATACCCCAATGTTTTCTTCATCAAAGATCGGGAAGATGTGCGTTGGGCAGGCTATAATACGATCAAAGCCACATTCAAATGCATACGAGAGATCGTGGCCAGCGGCATCCAGTACGGCTATATCAACTTTATGAGCGGTCAGGACTACCCTATACGTTCGGCTCAATATATCCTCGATTTTTTTGAGCGCAATAAGGGTAAGCAATTTATTGAATACCAAAGCATTGATAAAGATTGGATAGAGGCGCAGCCGCGTATTAGTCAATACCACCTCACTAACTTCAAATTCAAAGGCAAGCATCGTGTAGAACGAGTGCTGAATATGATCACACCTAAGCGTAAACTACCCAATGATCTGGTGCCTTACGGAAAGGCCATGTTTTGGGTAATGGAGCCTGAGCGTGCGATGTATGTGGTACGATATGTGGAAGAACATCCACGGTTGGACCGCTTTTTTCGTTTTACCTGGGGCAGCGATGAGTTCGTATTTCAAACGATATTAATGAATTCTGCACACCGGAACGAGTTAGTAAATGATGACCTCCGTTACATCGACTGGTCGGGCGGTGGGTCGCACCCCAAGGTATTAGATAAAAGCGACCTTGATAAGATCCTGGCCTCTGACGACCTGTTCATCCGTAAAGTAAATTCAAAAGTGAGCGGCGAACTGCTGGACGCCCTCGATCAACATATTTTAGCTACTCCATCTGCCAAGACCTGA
- a CDS encoding NUDIX hydrolase — translation MNKKKAPHITVAIDSIVFGFDGSELKLLLIQRAIDPERHKWSLMGGYVEEDESVDDASARILHRLTGLQGVYLEQLHTYGAVDRDTNERTISVAYFALIDIADYKQQLSHDYHAEWFPIKKVPKLIFDHDEMVEAAKKRLQYKAALHPVVFELLPEKFTLPQIQAMYDAIYEVNFDKRNFSRKLLSTGLLIKLDEKDKLGSKKGAYYYTLNKDKYKENLYKIFSLIITPEHLQFF, via the coding sequence ATGAATAAGAAGAAAGCTCCCCATATTACTGTAGCCATAGATAGTATCGTTTTTGGATTTGATGGATCTGAACTTAAGTTACTACTGATACAGAGGGCCATAGATCCTGAAAGGCATAAATGGAGCTTGATGGGCGGGTACGTTGAGGAGGACGAAAGCGTTGATGATGCATCGGCCAGGATCCTGCACCGCCTTACCGGACTGCAAGGCGTTTACCTGGAACAACTGCACACTTACGGCGCTGTTGACCGTGATACCAACGAACGCACGATCAGCGTGGCCTATTTTGCACTTATCGATATAGCTGACTACAAACAGCAGCTTAGCCATGACTACCATGCCGAATGGTTCCCGATCAAAAAAGTACCCAAGCTGATCTTTGATCATGACGAGATGGTAGAGGCCGCTAAAAAGCGCCTGCAATACAAAGCGGCCCTTCACCCCGTAGTATTTGAACTATTGCCCGAAAAATTCACCCTGCCGCAGATCCAGGCCATGTATGATGCCATCTACGAGGTCAACTTTGATAAAAGGAACTTCAGCCGCAAGCTGTTATCGACCGGGCTATTGATCAAACTGGACGAAAAAGACAAGCTGGGGTCGAAAAAAGGGGCTTACTATTACACCCTTAATAAGGACAAGTACAAAGAGAATCTTTATAAGATATTCAGCCTTATTATCACCCCTGAGCACCTGCAATTTTTCTAA
- a CDS encoding RNA polymerase sigma factor, producing MTKIEFNTMVLRQASSLRSYALHFTHDADDANDLVQDTMLKAITYYNKFKEGTNLKGWLYTIMKNTFINNYRRFVKMSTFVTKSEEISSANLVFSSTKNQGESKFIMDDIRRALDRLPEDYYVPFTMYFEGHKYHEIADHLAIPIGTVKTRIHVARKLLKKNLKAYDNGVKKAVYADEE from the coding sequence ATGACAAAGATTGAGTTTAACACCATGGTACTGCGTCAGGCAAGTTCACTACGTTCATACGCATTGCACTTTACGCACGATGCAGACGATGCTAACGACCTTGTCCAGGACACAATGTTGAAGGCTATTACCTACTATAACAAGTTCAAAGAAGGTACTAACTTAAAAGGATGGTTGTATACCATCATGAAAAATACGTTCATCAATAATTACCGCAGGTTCGTTAAGATGAGCACATTTGTTACCAAGTCAGAAGAGATATCTTCAGCGAACCTGGTGTTCAGCTCTACCAAAAATCAAGGCGAGTCGAAGTTCATCATGGATGACATCCGTCGCGCTTTAGACAGATTACCTGAAGACTACTATGTGCCTTTCACCATGTACTTTGAAGGCCATAAGTATCATGAGATAGCTGATCACTTAGCTATCCCTATCGGTACCGTAAAAACACGTATCCATGTTGCTCGCAAGCTTCTTAAAAAGAACTTGAAGGCTTATGATAACGGTGTGAAAAAAGCGGTATACGCCGACGAAGAATAG
- a CDS encoding DegT/DnrJ/EryC1/StrS family aminotransferase — protein MIAYENLHELNKPFVERFKQEFDAFLDSGWYILGKSVSRFEEEYAAWNGSAYCVGLANGLDALTLALKAYDLEPGSEVIVPSNTYIATILSILNNGLVPVLVEPDIRTYNIDPQLIKKAITPRTKAIMVVHLYGKCCEMEAITAISKQHDLILIEDCAQAHGAALNGRKTGTFGHFGAFSFYPTKNLGALGDAGAVTTNNAELAGVMRQLRNYGSSVKYHNERIGTNSRLDELQAAFLSIKLKAIDAINDHKRELAALYLQGLNDHVIKPVVQEGYHDVYHIFNIRHDRRDELKAHLLQKGIGTEIHYPVAPHQQQALSKALIDQEFPISAEIHRTTLSLPCSYWHTPGQVEKVIDAVNAFG, from the coding sequence ATGATCGCTTACGAGAATCTTCACGAACTGAATAAGCCTTTTGTTGAGCGTTTCAAACAGGAGTTCGATGCTTTTTTGGATTCAGGTTGGTATATTTTAGGTAAGAGCGTAAGCCGATTTGAAGAAGAGTACGCCGCATGGAACGGTTCGGCATACTGTGTTGGCCTGGCCAATGGGCTCGATGCGCTCACGCTGGCCCTCAAGGCGTATGATCTGGAGCCTGGCAGTGAGGTGATCGTGCCTTCGAATACCTACATAGCCACCATACTTTCTATACTCAATAATGGGTTGGTGCCTGTATTGGTGGAGCCTGATATACGGACCTACAACATCGATCCGCAGTTGATCAAAAAGGCTATAACTCCACGCACCAAAGCGATCATGGTGGTACACCTTTACGGTAAATGCTGTGAAATGGAAGCCATAACGGCTATAAGTAAGCAGCATGACCTGATCCTGATCGAGGATTGTGCCCAGGCTCATGGCGCGGCTTTGAACGGACGTAAGACCGGCACGTTCGGTCACTTTGGTGCCTTTAGCTTTTACCCGACCAAAAATTTGGGAGCTTTAGGCGATGCCGGCGCTGTGACCACTAACAATGCCGAACTGGCTGGTGTGATGCGGCAGTTACGTAACTACGGCTCCAGTGTGAAATATCATAATGAGAGGATCGGTACCAATTCGCGCCTTGATGAATTGCAGGCCGCGTTCCTGAGCATCAAGCTGAAAGCCATTGATGCGATCAATGATCATAAGCGCGAACTTGCTGCCTTGTACCTGCAAGGTTTGAATGATCATGTGATCAAACCGGTGGTTCAGGAAGGATATCATGATGTGTATCACATCTTCAATATCAGGCATGACCGTCGCGATGAATTGAAGGCTCACCTGCTGCAAAAGGGTATCGGTACCGAGATACATTACCCTGTTGCTCCACATCAGCAACAGGCTTTAAGTAAGGCGCTTATCGATCAAGAATTCCCGATTTCGGCGGAGATACATCGCACCACTTTGAGCTTGCCATGCTCATACTGGCACACGCCTGGACAGGTAGAAAAGGTGA
- the araA gene encoding L-arabinose isomerase has product MINLKELEVWFVTGSQDLYGEETLKQVAAHSQEIANGLNANATIPVTVVFKPTVKSSEEIYSLVQQANVAPNCIGLITWMHTFSPAKMWIRGLSILKKPILHLHTQFNAEIPWSSIDMDFMNLNQSAHGDREFGFMVSRMRLRRKVVVGHWQEKEVADQINVWARAAAGWHDWQGAKFARFGDNMRYVAVTDGDKVEAELQFGFSVNSYGIGDLVHVINSLDHALIDQQIQEYFDLYDVMPSLLKGGDQHQSLVEAAKIEVGLRTFLKQGGFKGFSDTFEDLHGMVQLPGIGAQRLMAEGYGFAGEGDWKTAALVRAMKVMGAGLPGGNAFMEDYTYHFDGNNSLVLGSHMLEVDPAIATGKPKVEVHQLGIGGKADPVRLVFNVAGGAALNASIVDMGNRFRMIVNEVEAVEPTHDLPKLPVARVLWKPYPNMKDGCAAWIYAGGAHHTCYSQNLTDEHLHAFAEMAGIEYLLIGQDTKLREFQKEIAWNDAYYKLIK; this is encoded by the coding sequence ATGATAAACTTAAAAGAATTAGAAGTATGGTTCGTTACCGGTAGCCAGGACCTTTATGGTGAGGAGACCCTTAAACAGGTAGCCGCTCACTCGCAAGAGATAGCCAATGGCCTGAACGCTAACGCGACCATCCCGGTGACCGTAGTATTCAAACCTACCGTTAAGTCATCTGAAGAGATATATAGCCTGGTACAGCAAGCTAACGTAGCGCCTAACTGTATAGGTCTGATCACCTGGATGCATACTTTCTCGCCCGCTAAAATGTGGATCCGAGGTTTAAGCATCCTTAAAAAACCGATACTGCACCTGCATACCCAGTTCAACGCCGAGATACCATGGTCGAGCATCGATATGGACTTTATGAACCTGAACCAAAGTGCTCACGGCGACCGCGAGTTCGGTTTCATGGTTAGCCGTATGCGTTTACGCCGCAAGGTAGTGGTTGGCCACTGGCAAGAAAAAGAAGTAGCCGACCAGATCAATGTTTGGGCACGTGCTGCTGCCGGTTGGCATGACTGGCAAGGTGCCAAATTTGCCCGTTTTGGCGATAACATGCGTTATGTGGCCGTTACCGATGGCGATAAGGTAGAAGCTGAGCTGCAGTTCGGTTTCTCAGTGAACTCATATGGTATCGGCGACCTGGTACATGTGATCAACTCGCTTGACCATGCACTGATCGACCAGCAGATCCAGGAGTATTTTGACCTGTACGACGTGATGCCGTCATTGCTTAAAGGTGGAGACCAGCACCAGTCATTAGTGGAGGCCGCTAAGATCGAGGTTGGCTTACGTACGTTCCTGAAACAAGGTGGCTTCAAAGGCTTCAGTGATACATTTGAGGATCTGCATGGCATGGTACAACTGCCGGGTATTGGCGCACAACGCCTGATGGCCGAAGGTTACGGCTTTGCCGGCGAAGGCGACTGGAAGACCGCAGCCTTGGTACGTGCCATGAAAGTGATGGGTGCCGGCCTGCCAGGAGGTAACGCCTTTATGGAAGACTACACTTACCACTTCGACGGTAATAACTCCCTGGTGTTAGGATCGCACATGTTGGAGGTTGATCCTGCCATTGCTACCGGCAAACCAAAGGTAGAAGTGCATCAATTAGGTATAGGCGGCAAAGCTGACCCTGTACGATTAGTATTTAACGTGGCCGGTGGCGCAGCGCTGAACGCATCCATCGTAGATATGGGTAACCGTTTCCGTATGATCGTTAATGAGGTGGAAGCGGTTGAGCCTACTCATGACCTGCCTAAGCTGCCTGTTGCCCGCGTACTTTGGAAACCATACCCGAACATGAAGGACGGATGTGCGGCCTGGATCTATGCTGGTGGTGCACACCATACTTGCTACAGCCAGAACCTTACCGACGAGCATTTGCATGCCTTTGCTGAAATGGCCGGTATCGAATACCTGTTGATCGGTCAGGACACCAAACTACGCGAGTTCCAAAAAGAGATCGCCTGGAACGATGCTTATTACAAGCTGATCAAGTAA
- a CDS encoding L-ribulose-5-phosphate 4-epimerase, with protein sequence MSKYAHIQQAAYEANMELPKLGLVIFTFGNVSAADHELGVFAIKPSGVPYEDLSTEKMVIVDFDGNTVEGDLRPSSDTKTHAVLYKHWPTVGGICHTHSTYGTAWAQSQRDIPIFGTTHADYNTVDIPCAPPMSDEYIQGDYEYKTGFQIMDVFADKGLDHKEVEMVLVGNHAPFSWGKTAAKAVHNSAVLEAIAKMALLTEQINPQAPRLKDALIRKHYERKHGPDSYYGQS encoded by the coding sequence ATGAGCAAATACGCACACATACAACAGGCCGCCTATGAGGCTAACATGGAACTACCCAAGTTGGGGCTGGTGATCTTTACCTTTGGTAACGTAAGCGCCGCCGACCACGAGCTGGGCGTTTTTGCGATCAAACCCAGTGGCGTGCCTTACGAGGACCTATCGACCGAAAAAATGGTGATCGTTGACTTTGATGGCAACACCGTTGAAGGTGACCTGCGCCCGTCATCAGATACCAAGACCCACGCCGTGTTGTACAAACACTGGCCAACGGTTGGCGGCATCTGCCACACGCACTCTACTTACGGTACCGCATGGGCGCAATCGCAACGGGACATCCCGATCTTTGGCACCACTCATGCCGATTACAATACTGTGGATATCCCCTGTGCACCTCCAATGAGCGATGAGTACATCCAAGGTGATTACGAGTACAAGACCGGCTTCCAGATCATGGATGTATTTGCCGACAAGGGCCTTGATCATAAAGAAGTGGAGATGGTATTAGTGGGCAACCACGCACCATTCAGCTGGGGCAAGACCGCAGCCAAAGCAGTGCATAACAGCGCAGTTTTAGAAGCTATAGCCAAAATGGCCTTGCTTACCGAGCAGATCAACCCACAAGCTCCGCGCCTGAAAGACGCCCTGATCCGCAAGCACTATGAACGCAAGCACGGGCCAGATTCTTATTATGGACAAAGTTAA
- a CDS encoding ribulokinase, translated as MTNKPQYVIGVDYGSDSVRSVIVNAADGKELASSVFYYPRWQKGLYCNAAEDQFRQHPLDYIEGLETTIKNCLAKAGTDVAANVKGIAVDTTGSTPVAVNKAGVPLALLPEFEHHPGAMFVLWKDHTSVREAAEINEHATKFDTNYLQYVGGIYSSEWFWAKLLHILRTDEKVRNNIYSWVEHCDWIPFLLTGGTDADQMLRGRCSSGHKALWAEEFGGLPPNEFFASLDPLLDGFTDRLYKDTYTSDVSAGNLSAEWAERLGLSTDVLIGVGAFDAHMGAVGGQIEPYHLSKVMGTSTCDILVAPNRDMDGKLVKGICGQVDGSVIPGMAGLEAGQSAFGDTYAWFKNLIAWPIQNLLNDSAVIDAQTAGALKEEMLNKIIPELSKQAATLPLSEKAELAIDWFNGRRTPDANQLLKGTITGLGLGSDAPRVFRALAEATCFGARNIVERFRSEGVPVEGIIGIGGVAKKSPYIMQMMADVLQMPIRIHQFEHTCALGAAMFAATVAGIYPKVEDAMAAMGGGFDVEYFPDTANTDFYNKRYEQYLALGKFTEQQVKANNKKAEATA; from the coding sequence ATGACCAATAAACCTCAATATGTGATAGGTGTTGATTACGGTTCTGACTCGGTGCGCTCGGTGATCGTGAACGCTGCCGATGGCAAGGAACTGGCCTCATCTGTATTTTATTACCCACGCTGGCAAAAGGGCCTTTACTGCAATGCTGCTGAAGATCAGTTTCGCCAGCACCCTCTGGACTATATAGAAGGATTAGAGACCACCATCAAGAATTGCCTGGCCAAAGCAGGTACCGATGTGGCCGCCAATGTAAAAGGTATAGCCGTTGATACTACTGGCTCTACACCGGTAGCGGTGAATAAAGCTGGCGTTCCGTTAGCCTTGTTGCCGGAATTTGAGCATCATCCGGGCGCCATGTTCGTGCTTTGGAAAGATCATACCTCGGTACGCGAAGCAGCCGAGATCAACGAGCATGCTACCAAGTTCGACACCAATTATCTGCAATATGTAGGTGGTATCTACTCTTCAGAATGGTTCTGGGCTAAGTTACTGCACATCTTACGTACCGACGAGAAGGTTCGAAATAACATCTATTCATGGGTAGAGCATTGCGACTGGATACCTTTCCTGCTAACTGGTGGTACCGATGCAGATCAGATGTTACGCGGACGCTGTTCATCAGGCCATAAGGCACTTTGGGCCGAAGAGTTCGGTGGCTTACCTCCAAATGAATTCTTCGCCAGTCTTGACCCATTGTTAGATGGCTTTACTGACCGTTTATATAAAGACACTTACACATCAGACGTATCGGCCGGCAACCTGAGTGCCGAGTGGGCCGAGCGTTTAGGCCTGAGCACCGATGTGTTGATCGGTGTAGGCGCTTTCGACGCTCACATGGGTGCCGTTGGTGGCCAGATCGAGCCTTATCACCTGAGCAAGGTGATGGGTACCTCGACCTGCGATATATTGGTAGCGCCTAACCGTGATATGGACGGCAAACTGGTAAAAGGTATTTGCGGACAAGTGGACGGTTCCGTGATCCCGGGCATGGCCGGCCTGGAAGCAGGTCAAAGCGCCTTTGGCGATACCTATGCCTGGTTCAAGAACCTGATCGCCTGGCCGATCCAAAACCTGCTGAACGACTCTGCAGTGATCGATGCGCAAACCGCAGGTGCCTTGAAGGAGGAAATGCTGAATAAGATCATTCCGGAACTGAGCAAACAAGCCGCTACATTACCATTAAGTGAGAAGGCCGAACTGGCCATCGATTGGTTCAACGGCCGTCGTACTCCTGATGCTAACCAATTGTTAAAAGGTACCATTACCGGTTTAGGCTTAGGTAGCGATGCCCCACGTGTTTTCCGTGCATTGGCCGAAGCCACTTGCTTTGGTGCACGCAACATCGTGGAGCGTTTCCGTAGCGAAGGTGTGCCGGTAGAAGGCATCATCGGTATCGGTGGCGTGGCTAAAAAGTCGCCTTACATTATGCAAATGATGGCCGATGTACTGCAAATGCCGATCCGTATTCACCAGTTCGAACATACTTGCGCTTTGGGTGCGGCAATGTTCGCGGCTACCGTAGCAGGCATCTATCCTAAAGTAGAAGATGCGATGGCGGCCATGGGCGGCGGTTTCGACGTGGAGTATTTCCCCGACACAGCAAACACCGACTTTTACAATAAACGCTACGAGCAGTACTTGGCGCTGGGCAAATTCACCGAGCAACAGGTAAAAGCAAATAACAAAAAGGCAGAAGCGACCGCTTAA
- a CDS encoding head GIN domain-containing protein, producing MKTLSRILLATALIAGTTQTFAKPTPAVNISRYDVQDRHLSGFSAVAVSGSFDVYITQGSTESVKVEANGNEIDKIITEVKDGVLKIYNKSSSGFTWNWNSDSKRVVRIVAKDLKSIGMSGSGDIYFKEGFRTQALKVSTSGSGDIEGKVDVKNLESVSSGSGDIKLTGRADVSNIRISGSGDFSGKNLVTTSTTIRISGSGDATVNATEKIDASTSGSGDVRYTGGARNVNSNISGSGDLIKF from the coding sequence ATGAAAACTTTGTCTCGCATATTACTGGCTACTGCACTGATCGCAGGCACCACTCAAACTTTCGCTAAACCAACACCTGCTGTTAATATATCACGGTATGATGTACAGGACCGTCATTTATCGGGCTTCTCGGCTGTTGCTGTTTCGGGCTCGTTCGATGTGTATATCACACAAGGTTCTACTGAATCGGTAAAGGTGGAAGCCAATGGCAACGAGATCGATAAGATCATTACCGAGGTAAAGGACGGCGTGCTGAAGATCTACAACAAAAGCAGCAGCGGTTTTACCTGGAACTGGAATAGCGACAGCAAACGTGTGGTACGCATAGTGGCCAAGGATCTGAAAAGTATAGGCATGAGCGGCTCCGGCGATATTTACTTTAAAGAAGGTTTCCGCACACAGGCCTTAAAGGTGAGCACCAGCGGCTCTGGCGATATTGAAGGCAAGGTAGATGTAAAGAACCTTGAAAGTGTAAGCAGCGGCTCTGGTGACATCAAACTGACCGGCCGTGCCGATGTGTCGAACATCCGCATATCAGGCTCAGGCGATTTTAGCGGCAAGAATTTAGTGACCACCAGCACCACCATTCGCATCTCAGGCTCAGGCGATGCTACCGTAAATGCTACCGAAAAGATCGATGCCTCTACCTCAGGCTCGGGGGATGTGCGTTACACCGGCGGTGCCCGCAACGTGAACAGCAATATCAGCGGTAGCGGCGACCTGATCAAGTTCTAA
- the murB gene encoding UDP-N-acetylmuramate dehydrogenase, whose protein sequence is MLQIEENVSLKNFNTFGIEAQARYFVEISREEQLRELFMDERWQRIPRLVLGGGSNLLLVNNFDGLVIRMNIRGIEHQINGDTVTVDAGAGEVWNDLVNFCVDHGFAGMENLSLIPGSVGASPIQNIGAYGVEIKDIFESCRAFEIATGQIKTFTNADCHFGYRESVFKSTLKGEFIITSVKYKLSTIPKLNLSYGAIKQELTARHIDNPTIKDVSQVISAIRVSKLPDPSTIGNSGSFFKNPVITQEQFSAIQAQHPNISHYPAGEGLVKLAAGWLIEQCGWKGKVVGHTGTWKNQALVLVNHGGATGQEIYDLSSQIIDSVKERFGVILEREVNIIQ, encoded by the coding sequence ATGTTACAGATAGAAGAGAACGTATCCCTCAAAAATTTCAACACCTTTGGTATCGAGGCACAGGCACGGTATTTTGTTGAGATAAGCCGGGAAGAACAACTCCGCGAACTGTTCATGGACGAGCGCTGGCAACGTATACCAAGGCTTGTATTGGGCGGAGGCAGCAACCTGTTACTGGTGAACAACTTTGACGGACTGGTGATCCGCATGAACATACGGGGTATCGAGCATCAGATCAATGGCGACACCGTGACCGTTGATGCAGGGGCTGGCGAAGTATGGAACGACCTGGTGAACTTCTGCGTGGACCATGGTTTTGCCGGCATGGAGAACCTGAGCCTGATACCCGGATCGGTCGGTGCATCTCCTATCCAGAACATTGGCGCTTACGGTGTCGAGATCAAGGACATTTTTGAAAGCTGTCGCGCTTTTGAGATCGCCACCGGGCAGATCAAAACGTTCACCAATGCTGATTGCCACTTTGGTTACCGCGAAAGTGTTTTTAAATCTACCCTCAAAGGAGAGTTCATCATCACTTCTGTTAAATACAAACTCAGCACCATACCTAAGCTCAACTTAAGCTACGGGGCCATTAAGCAGGAACTTACAGCACGCCATATTGACAATCCTACCATCAAAGATGTATCTCAAGTGATATCGGCCATCAGGGTATCCAAGCTTCCTGATCCATCTACCATAGGCAACTCGGGTAGCTTTTTTAAGAACCCGGTCATTACACAGGAGCAGTTCTCAGCCATACAAGCACAGCATCCCAACATATCACATTACCCTGCAGGCGAAGGCCTGGTCAAACTGGCGGCCGGCTGGCTGATCGAGCAATGCGGCTGGAAAGGAAAGGTAGTAGGCCATACCGGTACCTGGAAGAACCAAGCGCTTGTGTTGGTCAATCATGGTGGAGCCACCGGGCAAGAGATCTATGATCTTTCCTCACAGATCATTGACAGTGTGAAGGAGCGTTTTGGAGTAATATTGGAGCGTGAAGTGAACATTATCCAGTAG